A DNA window from Shewanella baltica contains the following coding sequences:
- a CDS encoding SIR2 family protein, with the protein MDIENKLVDIFRSRPAGPFLFLGSGFSRRYLGLEDWKGLLSKFCVTGKPFEYYLSSANGSYPRVAALLAKDFNEYWWSAPEYSKSVERFKSKVTDETSALRIEICSYLSTLDQSKAKESSYSDEVKLLSNLNVDGVITTNWDMFIEQLFPEYKTYIGQEELLFSNPQEIGEIYKIHGCSTSSSSLVLTDTDYESFNLKNTYLAAKLITLFVEHPVVFIGYSISDENISSLLKAISGCIGRDNVEQLRKNLIFIQRLAEGEEQNISDTYLTIDGIQIPLVLVKTNDFIPVYKAIHSTKRKIPARVLRYCKEQLYELVQSSEPEKKICVVDIDEIESKDDVEFLVGVGVAQQEFVGPSPVGYESLSTNDLFEDLLHENKGYDAEQILKHVAPRSCKSTPNVPVFKYLHQTGIIDEKSYKQSVFKLDKVVFRDPKKLRMNSYSKPYFRNYRHMDMEEILEACTPENAAAYIPFLSLEKIDVELLHQFLIENQEKFDYEVSSYASSFRKLAALYDRLKWGW; encoded by the coding sequence ATGGATATAGAGAATAAATTGGTTGATATCTTTCGAAGTCGCCCTGCTGGGCCTTTTCTTTTTTTAGGTTCTGGGTTTTCTAGAAGGTATTTGGGCTTAGAGGACTGGAAAGGGCTACTTAGTAAATTCTGCGTGACAGGAAAACCTTTCGAATATTACTTATCATCAGCCAATGGCAGTTACCCAAGAGTTGCCGCGTTGCTTGCTAAAGACTTTAATGAATATTGGTGGTCTGCTCCTGAATATTCAAAAAGTGTAGAAAGGTTTAAATCAAAAGTCACAGATGAAACATCAGCACTTAGAATCGAGATATGTAGCTACCTTTCTACATTAGATCAATCTAAAGCCAAAGAGTCTTCATACTCTGATGAAGTAAAGCTGCTTTCAAACTTAAACGTTGATGGTGTAATTACAACAAACTGGGATATGTTTATCGAGCAACTGTTCCCAGAATATAAAACTTACATCGGTCAAGAAGAGCTTTTGTTTTCCAATCCGCAAGAGATAGGTGAGATATACAAGATTCATGGTTGCTCAACAAGTTCCAGCTCATTGGTATTGACGGATACTGATTATGAATCTTTTAATCTAAAAAACACCTATCTAGCTGCAAAGTTAATTACTTTGTTTGTTGAGCATCCAGTAGTCTTTATTGGGTATTCGATTTCAGATGAGAATATCAGCAGTTTGCTTAAAGCGATTTCTGGGTGTATCGGAAGAGACAATGTTGAACAACTTAGGAAGAATCTAATATTTATACAGCGGCTAGCTGAAGGGGAAGAACAAAATATTTCCGATACGTACTTGACTATTGATGGCATTCAAATTCCGCTTGTATTAGTCAAAACTAATGATTTTATTCCCGTTTATAAGGCAATTCATTCTACCAAAAGAAAGATACCTGCCAGAGTTCTTAGGTATTGTAAGGAGCAATTGTACGAATTGGTTCAGTCATCTGAACCAGAGAAAAAAATATGTGTCGTTGATATTGATGAAATAGAGTCTAAAGATGATGTTGAGTTTCTTGTAGGTGTTGGTGTTGCCCAGCAAGAGTTTGTCGGGCCATCACCCGTTGGTTACGAAAGCCTTAGCACAAACGATCTTTTTGAGGATTTGCTACACGAAAATAAAGGATACGATGCCGAACAGATTTTAAAACATGTGGCACCTAGATCTTGCAAGTCAACACCTAATGTTCCTGTGTTTAAGTATTTGCACCAGACTGGCATTATCGATGAAAAGTCTTACAAGCAGTCAGTATTTAAACTTGATAAGGTTGTTTTCCGAGATCCTAAAAAACTGAGAATGAACTCATACTCAAAGCCATATTTCCGGAATTATCGGCATATGGATATGGAAGAGATCCTTGAGGCTTGTACACCTGAAAATGCGGCTGCATATATTCCGTTTTTAAGTCTAGAAAAAATTGATGTCGAATTACTGCATCAATTTTTAATTGAGAATCAAGAAAAATTTGACTACGAAGTTTCTAGCTACGCAAGCAGTTTTAGAAAACTTGCAGCGCTTTATGATCGATTGAAATGGGGCTGGTAA
- a CDS encoding VOC family protein, translating to MRVTRLDHLVLTVKDITVSVEFYQTVLGMKKVVFGNQRIALSFGDQKINLHQAGAEFEPKAAAATPGSADLCFVVSHNIEEVIAHLNALRIEIIEGPVLRTGATGRINSVYIRDPDCNLLELSEYLPACTG from the coding sequence ATGCGCGTAACCCGCTTAGATCATTTGGTCTTAACCGTAAAAGACATCACCGTCAGCGTCGAATTTTATCAAACCGTGCTCGGGATGAAGAAAGTGGTATTTGGCAATCAGCGTATTGCGTTAAGTTTTGGCGACCAAAAGATTAATCTGCACCAAGCTGGCGCCGAATTTGAACCTAAAGCTGCAGCAGCCACGCCCGGCAGTGCCGATCTGTGTTTTGTAGTCAGCCATAACATAGAAGAAGTGATCGCGCATTTAAACGCTCTTCGGATTGAAATCATTGAAGGCCCAGTGCTACGAACCGGCGCCACAGGCCGGATAAACTCAGTCTATATCCGCGACCCAGATTGCAACCTGCTTGAGTTATCAGAATATCTGCCCGCCTGTACTGGGTAA